A stretch of the Bacillota bacterium genome encodes the following:
- the mutS gene encoding DNA mismatch repair protein MutS has translation MTATTPMMQQYQQIKKQYPEAILFFRLGDFYEMFGPDAELASRELEIVLTSREAGNNVRIPMCGVPYHAAEGYIARLIEKGYRVAICEQVEDPRTAKGIVKREVIRVVTPGTVLNEQVLPEKQNNYLVALVKDAMNWGLAVADVSTGEFLVTEFSSQDGRERLLDELARLQPAEFLLAAEIAADDWLLPQIKKLLHKPLVVTSFNQEEINQTVSLEVLGEQFGPAGVEKVLNHGLSTAPLAAAALLRYLRETQKAKLTHLNQIEVYFTANHLVLDGATLRNLELTRNLRDGSRRGTVLGVLDHTITAMGGRLLKRWLEQPLLQVKAIQERLDAVEELVNNFFLREDLRDLLKPVYDLERLLGRLAYGTANARDLIALKQSLSVVPRVKQILQPVKTTRLQELRKRLDALEDVVQLIGAAIVDEPPVSVREGGIIKEGYHSEVDQLRRASRDGKQWLAGLEARERERTGIKSLKVGFNKVFGYYIEVTNPNLGLVPSDYQRKQTLANAERFLTPELKEYEAMILGAEERVVQLEYDLFVQVRDQVGAQTERIQQTAYCLAELDVLASLAEVAGRNRYVKPKVDTGDRLHIIQGRHPVVEEMLMGERFVPNDAYLDGQDNRLLIITGPNMGGKSTFMRQVALIVLLAQVGSFVPAESAQIGIVDRIFTRVGAADDLATGQSTFMVEMSETRVITTQATRRSLVILDELGRGTATWDGMAIAQAVIEHLYHRIGCKCLVSTHYHELADLENHLPGVKNLSVAVKEKGQDIIFLRRVVPGRADKSYGIYVAKLAGLPSEIVQRAAQLLAELESKREVAATQEKPGQQLSLVDVFAEMGARLSPEEHYVLEKLRRIDLLNTTPLQALNLLFELQNTLKDKK, from the coding sequence ATGACCGCGACGACGCCGATGATGCAACAGTACCAGCAGATCAAAAAACAGTATCCTGAGGCTATTCTTTTTTTCCGGCTGGGTGACTTTTATGAGATGTTTGGCCCGGATGCTGAACTGGCTTCCCGCGAGCTGGAAATTGTGCTGACTTCCCGCGAAGCGGGAAATAACGTGCGCATTCCCATGTGCGGCGTGCCTTACCACGCTGCGGAAGGTTATATTGCCCGCTTGATCGAGAAGGGTTACCGGGTGGCCATCTGTGAACAGGTGGAGGACCCGCGGACGGCCAAGGGCATTGTCAAACGCGAAGTGATCCGGGTAGTTACTCCAGGAACTGTTTTAAATGAGCAAGTCCTGCCGGAAAAGCAGAACAATTACCTGGTTGCCCTGGTTAAAGACGCCATGAACTGGGGGTTGGCGGTGGCGGATGTTTCCACCGGGGAATTTTTGGTTACTGAGTTTTCCAGTCAGGATGGACGAGAACGCCTGCTGGATGAACTGGCCCGACTTCAACCGGCGGAATTTTTGCTGGCGGCGGAGATTGCCGCGGATGATTGGCTCTTGCCGCAAATTAAGAAATTATTGCACAAGCCGCTGGTTGTGACGTCTTTTAATCAAGAGGAGATTAACCAGACCGTAAGTCTGGAAGTTTTGGGTGAGCAATTTGGACCGGCCGGTGTGGAAAAAGTCCTTAACCACGGCCTGTCCACGGCTCCGCTGGCTGCGGCGGCGCTTCTCCGCTATTTGCGGGAGACCCAGAAAGCAAAACTTACCCATCTCAATCAAATTGAGGTTTATTTTACGGCTAATCACCTTGTTTTGGATGGCGCCACTCTACGGAATTTAGAACTGACTCGCAACTTGCGGGATGGTTCCCGGCGCGGTACCGTTCTGGGGGTGTTGGATCACACCATTACCGCCATGGGTGGGCGCCTCCTCAAACGCTGGCTGGAGCAGCCGCTTCTGCAGGTCAAAGCGATTCAGGAACGGCTTGATGCGGTCGAGGAGTTGGTCAATAATTTCTTCCTGCGGGAAGACTTAAGAGATTTGCTTAAGCCCGTTTATGATCTGGAGCGGTTACTGGGCCGTCTGGCTTATGGAACAGCGAATGCCCGGGATTTAATTGCCCTTAAACAGTCGCTCAGCGTCGTTCCGCGGGTGAAGCAGATTCTGCAGCCGGTCAAAACCACTCGGCTGCAGGAACTCAGAAAACGGTTAGACGCGCTGGAAGATGTCGTGCAGTTGATCGGTGCGGCAATCGTTGATGAACCGCCGGTTTCGGTCCGGGAGGGCGGGATTATCAAGGAGGGTTACCATTCAGAAGTCGATCAACTGCGTCGGGCGTCCCGGGACGGGAAACAGTGGCTGGCTGGTCTGGAGGCCAGAGAAAGGGAAAGAACCGGCATCAAGTCGCTTAAAGTGGGCTTCAATAAGGTCTTTGGTTACTACATTGAGGTGACAAACCCGAACCTGGGCTTAGTCCCCAGTGATTATCAGCGCAAACAGACGCTGGCTAACGCCGAGCGGTTTCTTACCCCAGAGTTGAAGGAATATGAGGCCATGATCCTGGGAGCAGAAGAACGGGTGGTTCAGTTGGAATACGACCTGTTTGTTCAGGTACGGGATCAAGTCGGTGCTCAAACTGAACGGATCCAACAAACCGCTTATTGTCTGGCAGAACTGGATGTCCTGGCTTCTCTGGCAGAAGTGGCCGGCCGAAATCGGTATGTGAAACCCAAGGTTGATACGGGTGACCGACTCCATATTATCCAGGGGCGTCACCCGGTTGTCGAGGAAATGTTGATGGGCGAGCGCTTTGTCCCGAATGATGCCTACCTAGATGGACAGGATAATCGCTTGCTGATTATCACCGGACCCAATATGGGAGGTAAGAGCACGTTTATGCGACAAGTGGCGCTGATCGTTTTGCTCGCCCAGGTTGGTAGTTTTGTTCCAGCCGAGTCGGCCCAGATCGGGATTGTTGACCGGATTTTTACCCGGGTTGGGGCTGCGGATGACTTGGCTACGGGCCAGAGCACCTTTATGGTAGAAATGAGCGAGACCCGGGTGATCACTACCCAGGCTACGCGGCGCAGTCTGGTGATTCTGGATGAATTGGGGCGAGGAACGGCGACGTGGGACGGTATGGCCATTGCCCAGGCCGTGATTGAACACCTGTACCACCGGATTGGCTGTAAGTGTCTGGTCTCAACCCACTACCATGAACTGGCCGATTTGGAGAACCATCTGCCCGGCGTAAAAAACCTGTCGGTGGCAGTCAAGGAGAAGGGGCAGGACATCATTTTCCTCCGCCGCGTGGTGCCAGGACGGGCAGACAAGAGTTACGGGATTTATGTAGCTAAATTGGCCGGCTTGCCCTCAGAAATTGTCCAGCGGGCCGCCCAACTACTGGCCGAACTGGAAAGCAAACGGGAAGTGGCGGCGACGCAAGAGAAACCTGGTCAGCAGTTGTCGCTGGTTGACGTTTTTGCCGAAATGGGAGCGAGACTGTCCCCCGAAGAACATTATGTGTTGGAGAAGCTGCGGAGGATTGACCTGCTGAATACTACTCCCCTACAAGCTTTGAACCTGCTGTTTGAACTGCAGAATACTCTCAAAGACAAAAAATAA
- a CDS encoding hydantoinase/oxoprolinase family protein, with protein MLIGIDVGGTFTDAVLIDQGRPVRKAKIPTAPDLIPCLLGALDEVTRGIEPHQIERVTLSTTLITNLIAEEKTDPVVILLIPGPGVNPASYHLPGKAYVLKGAIDYRGRETAPLDYDELKRVTAEIAQSGPRKVAIVGKFSPRNHTHEDQIADYIKQHYPTWKVELGYRAAGQLNFPRRIVNTVLTVATRPAYQRFAEQVMTALKERGITAPVYILKADGGTLPIARAVDQPVETIFSGPAASTMGVLALTSPKQTSVVVDIGGTTTDLALILAGEPLLSSKGARVKNWLTQVRAFAVKSVPLGGDSLVQYRDHQLLVGPHRVGVASCLGGPAPTPTDALRVLGLTDIGNLEAARLSLERIARQLGLSVEATAQEIVQRVTKQLVEEINQMFLAWEQEPAYRVWELMQKEKVRPENVVGVGGSSPSLIPLVAEQLNCRGIIPPHAEVANAIGAAVARPTLSISLRVDTERERYSVAETGQEEKLPNAKRFFIEEANELGRQLLRERAAALGITEYADEMEIIHSEVFNMVRGWHTVGRLFDVTVQIAPGLIANWQAGGVEGV; from the coding sequence GTGTTAATCGGGATCGATGTGGGTGGAACCTTCACTGATGCGGTCTTGATCGATCAGGGTCGGCCAGTACGTAAGGCGAAAATTCCAACTGCACCGGATCTTATACCCTGTCTGTTGGGTGCCCTGGATGAAGTAACCAGAGGAATTGAACCCCATCAGATCGAACGAGTAACTTTAAGTACTACCCTGATCACCAACCTCATTGCCGAGGAAAAAACCGACCCAGTAGTGATCCTCCTGATTCCTGGGCCAGGTGTCAACCCAGCAAGTTACCACCTGCCAGGGAAAGCGTATGTACTCAAGGGAGCGATCGACTACCGGGGACGTGAGACAGCCCCGCTGGATTATGATGAATTAAAGCGGGTGACAGCGGAAATCGCTCAGAGTGGACCGCGTAAGGTTGCCATAGTGGGGAAGTTTTCTCCGCGCAACCATACGCACGAGGACCAAATCGCCGACTATATTAAACAACACTACCCGACGTGGAAAGTAGAACTGGGGTACCGGGCGGCCGGTCAGTTAAATTTCCCGCGGCGCATCGTTAATACGGTATTAACCGTCGCGACCAGGCCAGCCTACCAACGCTTTGCAGAGCAGGTGATGACGGCGCTTAAAGAACGGGGTATCACCGCTCCAGTATACATTCTCAAGGCGGATGGCGGGACCCTGCCCATTGCCCGGGCGGTGGATCAGCCCGTAGAGACTATTTTCTCCGGCCCAGCCGCGAGCACGATGGGCGTCCTGGCACTTACCTCGCCTAAACAGACCTCGGTGGTGGTGGACATCGGGGGAACCACGACTGATCTAGCCTTAATTCTTGCCGGGGAGCCTCTCCTGTCTTCGAAGGGAGCCCGGGTCAAGAACTGGCTAACCCAGGTGCGCGCGTTTGCGGTTAAATCGGTCCCCCTGGGCGGTGACAGTCTGGTGCAGTACCGGGATCATCAACTTCTGGTTGGTCCGCACCGAGTTGGCGTGGCTAGTTGTCTGGGCGGACCAGCCCCAACGCCGACGGATGCGCTGCGGGTGTTGGGGTTAACCGACATTGGCAATCTTGAGGCGGCCAGATTAAGCCTGGAAAGAATTGCTAGGCAATTGGGTTTGTCTGTTGAAGCCACCGCTCAGGAGATCGTCCAGCGGGTGACTAAGCAGTTGGTTGAAGAGATCAATCAGATGTTTCTTGCCTGGGAACAAGAACCGGCCTACCGGGTCTGGGAACTGATGCAAAAGGAAAAGGTCAGACCAGAAAACGTGGTTGGGGTTGGCGGGTCATCTCCCAGTCTGATCCCCTTGGTGGCTGAACAGCTAAACTGTCGAGGAATTATTCCCCCGCATGCTGAGGTCGCCAACGCGATCGGGGCAGCAGTGGCCCGGCCAACCCTCTCGATCAGTCTGCGGGTAGACACCGAAAGAGAGCGTTACAGTGTGGCCGAAACGGGACAGGAAGAGAAATTGCCCAACGCCAAACGGTTCTTTATCGAAGAGGCCAATGAATTGGGCAGGCAGCTATTGAGAGAACGTGCCGCAGCGCTGGGGATTACGGAATATGCTGACGAGATGGAGATTATCCATAGTGAAGTCTTTAATATGGTCAGGGGCTGGCACACCGTGGGGCGCTTATTTGACGTCACCGTGCAAATCGCTCCTGGCTTAATCGCGAACTGGCAGGCAGGGGGTGTTGAGGGTGTCTAA
- a CDS encoding class I SAM-dependent methyltransferase codes for MTFGVEASRLIVTTTQPREEQIKLAQELAARVGGQYVSRGNRSVKQLKAQGYSIVVVEASQITWYPPGEGRVFFHPSMAKLRIKECRTKGRDQMVEALGLRPGAEVLDCTLGLGADAIVASFVVGHTGRVVGIEASPVLAELVRWGLSCYVEPNPELTAAMRRIEVVTADHLDYLRSLPDQSFDVVYFDPMFRRPILASSALKPVRRWVNSDPLRLEAVQEAQRVSRARVVMKEHRGSSEFTRLGFTEVRGGKYSRVAYGIWEKT; via the coding sequence ATGACCTTTGGAGTTGAAGCGTCCCGGCTGATCGTCACAACAACCCAACCCCGTGAAGAGCAGATCAAACTTGCCCAAGAACTGGCTGCCCGGGTGGGAGGACAATATGTGTCCCGGGGAAATCGATCTGTTAAACAATTAAAAGCACAAGGATATAGCATCGTTGTCGTTGAAGCAAGCCAAATCACCTGGTATCCACCTGGCGAAGGACGAGTCTTTTTTCATCCGAGTATGGCTAAACTGAGGATCAAAGAGTGCCGAACCAAAGGACGGGATCAAATGGTCGAAGCGCTGGGGTTAAGACCAGGCGCCGAAGTGCTTGACTGTACGCTTGGTCTGGGGGCGGACGCGATTGTGGCCAGTTTTGTGGTCGGCCATACGGGCCGGGTGGTGGGAATAGAAGCGAGCCCGGTCCTGGCCGAACTGGTCAGATGGGGATTATCATGTTATGTCGAGCCCAACCCGGAACTGACCGCGGCCATGCGCCGAATAGAAGTGGTTACTGCCGACCATCTGGACTACTTACGGAGTTTGCCCGATCAGAGCTTTGATGTCGTTTATTTCGACCCCATGTTTCGGCGGCCGATCCTGGCTTCCTCCGCTCTTAAACCAGTGCGGAGGTGGGTAAACAGTGACCCTCTGAGGCTGGAAGCGGTGCAGGAGGCGCAGCGAGTGTCTAGAGCACGGGTGGTAATGAAAGAACACCGCGGCAGTTCAGAGTTTACCCGGTTGGGATTTACTGAGGTCCGTGGCGGTAAGTACAGCCGAGTAGCGTATGGAATCTGGGAAAAGACTTAA
- a CDS encoding histone deacetylase yields the protein MGLVFFPAFDWAISPTHPEREERLLYTKDQIFEEGLLDLPEIVEYKAGVATLKDIARVHFCVPDVKSQITDAHLIAVGGCLVLADALLKGEITKAFALVRPPGHHAMRVVHGNRGFCNINNEAIMIEYLRKKYGLRKIAVVDTDVHHGDGTQEIFYHDPDVLFISFHQDGRTLYPGSGFTHELGGPGAFARTLNVPLLPGTTDEGIHYVLDNLILPILKEWQPELVINSAGQDNHYTDPLANMRFSAQGYARLNEKISPDIAVLEGGYAIETALPYVNVGIILAMAGLDYSHVKEPDYYPGKFKESAECVQYTRNLVRQLREVWERQEELAAKHRAEEGKFRLRGEPGNVYQKYKHIYYDTDQIEEEQHETVHLCPVCPGYLTISSTANRGWSGRASAFAVSIPLYACPKCQEEGRRAYAKALDSKRNHDFIYLQDKPLDEYRRFDCARKQESSL from the coding sequence ATGGGACTGGTCTTTTTCCCAGCCTTCGACTGGGCGATTTCTCCGACCCATCCGGAACGGGAAGAGCGGTTGCTATACACTAAAGACCAGATCTTTGAGGAAGGGCTGCTGGACCTACCCGAGATTGTCGAGTACAAGGCAGGTGTGGCTACCCTCAAGGATATTGCCCGGGTGCACTTCTGTGTCCCGGACGTGAAGTCCCAGATTACGGATGCTCACCTGATTGCGGTGGGGGGGTGCCTAGTCCTGGCGGATGCTTTGCTGAAGGGAGAGATTACCAAAGCCTTTGCCTTAGTGCGGCCACCGGGACATCACGCCATGCGGGTGGTGCACGGGAACCGAGGCTTTTGCAATATCAACAACGAAGCGATCATGATTGAGTATTTGCGCAAAAAGTATGGTCTGCGCAAGATTGCCGTGGTTGATACCGATGTCCACCACGGTGATGGAACACAGGAGATCTTCTACCATGACCCGGATGTCCTATTCATTTCTTTCCACCAGGACGGGCGCACTTTATATCCCGGCTCAGGCTTCACTCATGAACTGGGGGGACCGGGAGCATTTGCCAGAACCCTTAATGTACCGCTGTTGCCGGGGACAACTGATGAAGGGATTCATTACGTTCTGGACAATTTGATCCTGCCGATTTTAAAGGAATGGCAACCGGAACTGGTGATCAATTCGGCCGGTCAGGACAACCATTACACCGACCCTCTGGCCAATATGCGTTTTTCGGCGCAGGGCTATGCCCGACTGAATGAGAAAATATCGCCAGATATCGCGGTCCTCGAAGGCGGGTATGCGATCGAGACGGCCCTGCCCTACGTCAATGTGGGGATTATTCTGGCCATGGCGGGGCTGGATTACTCCCACGTAAAAGAGCCTGACTATTACCCGGGTAAATTCAAGGAATCAGCGGAGTGCGTCCAGTATACCCGCAATCTGGTCCGACAACTCCGGGAGGTCTGGGAACGCCAGGAAGAACTGGCGGCCAAGCATAGAGCCGAGGAGGGCAAATTCCGCCTGCGGGGTGAACCTGGTAATGTGTACCAGAAATACAAGCATATCTATTATGATACCGACCAGATCGAAGAAGAGCAACACGAAACCGTACACCTGTGCCCGGTCTGCCCGGGATATTTGACTATTTCCTCGACCGCCAACCGCGGTTGGAGCGGACGGGCCAGCGCGTTTGCGGTTTCTATTCCTCTTTATGCCTGTCCCAAATGTCAGGAAGAAGGCCGGCGGGCTTACGCCAAGGCTCTGGACAGCAAGCGCAACCATGATTTCATTTACCTGCAAGATAAGCCCCTTGATGAGTACCGGCGTTTCGACTGTGCACGTAAGCAAGAGAGTAGTTTATAA
- the hfq gene encoding RNA chaperone Hfq: MTKTQINLQDYILNQVRKDNIPVTVYLVNGFQLKGMIKGFDNFTVVLEFEGKQQMVYKHAISTVTPMRAINLNAINAEIK, from the coding sequence ATGACTAAAACACAAATAAACCTGCAGGACTATATTCTCAATCAGGTGCGTAAAGACAACATACCGGTGACTGTCTATTTGGTGAATGGGTTTCAATTAAAAGGAATGATTAAAGGATTTGATAATTTTACGGTGGTACTTGAGTTTGAAGGCAAGCAGCAGATGGTTTATAAGCACGCTATTTCGACCGTTACCCCAATGCGGGCCATTAACCTCAATGCCATTAACGCCGAAATCAAATAA
- the miaA gene encoding tRNA (adenosine(37)-N6)-dimethylallyltransferase MiaA, with product MKQEALAVIVGPTAVGKSAVAVEVAERVNGEIISSDSMQVYRGMDIGTAKIKPVEMRGIPHHLLDIRDPDEEFSVADFQTLVRRLISEINARGRLPILVGGTGLYVRSVIDQYEFGPSTPEPAIRQRLRALAEKEGPLTLHRQLAKVDPLAAQKIHPHDLRRTIRALEVFELTGQSISATQYAAGRWESLYELAMVGLIMDRTKLYQRINERVETMLAEGLVDEVRRLLDQGYTAEHKALQGLGYKEIIGYLNGNYDLVTAVELIKRNTRRFAKRQLTWFRRDPRIVWFDVESFASLQDLADEITAMICRTIRISVE from the coding sequence ATGAAACAGGAAGCGCTGGCGGTCATCGTGGGACCAACCGCCGTAGGTAAAAGTGCGGTCGCGGTGGAAGTGGCCGAGCGAGTTAATGGTGAAATTATCTCCAGCGACTCCATGCAGGTATACCGGGGAATGGATATTGGGACGGCTAAGATTAAGCCGGTTGAGATGCGGGGAATCCCCCACCACCTGCTGGATATCCGTGATCCCGACGAAGAGTTCAGTGTCGCCGATTTTCAAACTCTTGTTCGACGTCTGATTTCGGAAATCAATGCTCGCGGACGATTGCCAATCTTGGTTGGCGGTACGGGGTTGTATGTCCGTTCGGTTATTGACCAGTATGAGTTTGGTCCATCTACTCCCGAACCAGCAATACGCCAACGCCTGCGTGCCCTGGCGGAAAAGGAGGGTCCGTTGACACTGCACCGTCAGCTGGCCAAAGTTGATCCGCTGGCGGCGCAGAAAATCCATCCGCACGACTTGCGGCGAACGATCCGGGCCCTGGAAGTATTTGAGCTAACGGGTCAATCGATATCGGCTACCCAGTATGCGGCTGGCCGCTGGGAATCACTGTATGAGCTGGCTATGGTCGGTCTAATTATGGACCGAACCAAACTATACCAGCGCATTAATGAGCGCGTTGAGACGATGCTGGCTGAGGGACTGGTTGATGAGGTCCGTCGCCTATTAGATCAAGGGTACACGGCTGAACATAAAGCCCTGCAGGGGCTGGGGTATAAAGAGATTATTGGTTATCTAAATGGTAACTACGACCTCGTTACCGCGGTAGAATTGATTAAACGCAACACGCGACGTTTTGCTAAACGTCAATTGACCTGGTTTCGGCGCGACCCACGAATTGTCTGGTTTGATGTTGAAAGTTTTGCTTCTTTGCAAGATCTGGCTGATGAAATTACGGCGATGATTTGCAGGACTATTAGAATATCTGTAGAATAG
- the spoVK gene encoding stage V sporulation protein K — translation MKIRWNFQHNLALDRSDWPAAAPERPELPPVRPVHLVRPDRQTVHSWESDASSAKRVDEILRELQSLIGLTSVKNLVLEMQAFVEIQKKRAREHLATEPMVLHMIFKGNPGTGKTTVARIIGKLFKEMGVLQKGHLIEVERADLVGEYIGHTAQKTRDQMKRALGGILFIDEAYALARGGEKDFGKEAIDTMVKVMEDYKDNLILILAGYREEMDRFIRTNPGLRSRFPIHIDFPDYTIDELMAIAELMLTNRQYWLTSEAKATLKQILEKNTGLGHEHSGNARLVRNLIERAIRRQAVRLINQKEVTRDDLVLIRSDDFEHRNDY, via the coding sequence ATGAAAATTCGCTGGAATTTCCAGCATAATCTGGCCCTAGATCGTTCTGATTGGCCCGCTGCAGCTCCGGAGCGGCCTGAACTTCCGCCAGTTAGACCAGTCCATCTGGTCCGCCCTGACCGGCAGACCGTACACAGTTGGGAAAGCGACGCCAGTTCAGCTAAACGTGTGGACGAGATCCTGCGGGAACTGCAATCGCTGATTGGTTTAACCAGTGTAAAAAATTTGGTTCTGGAAATGCAGGCCTTTGTTGAGATTCAGAAAAAACGGGCTAGAGAACACCTAGCGACAGAACCGATGGTCCTCCATATGATTTTTAAAGGGAACCCCGGAACAGGAAAAACTACGGTGGCGCGGATCATCGGAAAATTGTTCAAGGAGATGGGGGTGCTGCAGAAGGGCCATCTGATCGAGGTAGAACGGGCTGACCTGGTTGGTGAGTACATCGGCCATACGGCCCAGAAGACGCGGGACCAGATGAAGCGGGCACTGGGCGGGATACTGTTTATTGACGAAGCCTATGCGCTGGCCCGGGGTGGGGAAAAAGATTTCGGTAAAGAAGCCATCGACACAATGGTTAAGGTTATGGAGGATTACAAGGATAACTTGATCTTGATTCTCGCCGGGTATCGGGAAGAAATGGACCGATTTATCCGAACCAACCCGGGTCTTCGTTCGCGATTTCCTATTCATATTGATTTTCCCGACTACACGATTGATGAATTGATGGCGATTGCTGAACTGATGTTAACCAATCGTCAGTACTGGTTAACCAGTGAAGCGAAAGCCACCCTGAAACAAATCTTGGAGAAAAATACAGGTTTAGGGCATGAGCACAGCGGTAACGCCCGTTTAGTGAGAAACCTGATCGAACGGGCGATACGGCGTCAGGCTGTTCGGCTGATTAATCAGAAGGAAGTGACGCGGGACGATCTGGTCCTGATCCGGTCAGATGATTTTGAACATAGAAACGATTACTAG
- the mutL gene encoding DNA mismatch repair endonuclease MutL → MGNRVVILDEMTVNQIAAGEVVERPASVVKELVENSIDAGSTVIQIELEEAGLKQIRVTDNGSGMSAEDAQLALARHATSKIRAAADLLQVGTLGFRGEALPSIAAVSRLELTTRTPEMATAVRLIVEGGTICRIDEEGSAVGTQVVVSDLFYNTPARRKFLKSASTELGYIIDLVERLMLGHPAIAFQIKHQGRVILQSRGNNNLLEVISGIYGRETARAMMPVQLRQENLTIEGFVSQPSLTRSSRRWQTIFVNGRCINSRLISEAISEAYQTRLPVGRYPLVVLRLNIPPNQVDVNVHPTKMEVRFQHESQIQQLVVEGVSQALQAHQSAADFWANYSTETHLPTEEAKQTSLNTKNRDVRTAPVVELFSHARQQLITDEIIPAREDGQITGITSAFRIKDSSPWQVAEPTVTSINVPEADAREPKPDAPTRFCELIPLGQLKATYIIAIDSTGLYIIDQHAAHERVRYEQLQTVAQGAPSSSQGLLFPVTLELAGEDREVLLRHIIRLRDLGFIVEHFGGNTFLLREVPMFLEGDARSYFLDLLELLREAQWKVERQRLWDEALKLAACKSAIKAGDLMTRPEMERLLEELDRVNQPYTCPHGRPTVFRLSLGELEKRFLRA, encoded by the coding sequence GTGGGCAATCGCGTCGTAATCCTGGATGAAATGACCGTAAACCAGATCGCTGCTGGAGAAGTTGTCGAAAGACCAGCGTCGGTAGTCAAGGAACTGGTCGAGAACTCAATAGACGCAGGCAGTACCGTGATCCAAATCGAATTAGAAGAAGCTGGCCTGAAGCAGATTCGGGTAACCGATAATGGAAGTGGAATGTCTGCTGAGGACGCGCAACTAGCCCTGGCCCGCCATGCTACCAGCAAAATTCGCGCCGCCGCCGATCTGCTCCAGGTGGGGACCCTGGGGTTTCGCGGTGAAGCGCTGCCGAGCATTGCCGCTGTTTCCCGGCTGGAGTTAACCACGCGGACGCCAGAGATGGCAACCGCCGTGCGCCTTATTGTAGAAGGCGGGACCATTTGTCGGATTGATGAGGAGGGGAGTGCAGTCGGGACCCAGGTGGTTGTCTCCGACCTGTTTTACAACACCCCAGCCAGGCGGAAATTCCTTAAGAGTGCCTCCACAGAACTGGGGTATATCATTGACCTGGTCGAACGCTTAATGCTGGGACACCCGGCAATCGCTTTCCAAATTAAACACCAGGGACGTGTAATCTTGCAGTCCAGAGGAAATAATAATCTATTAGAGGTAATTAGTGGTATCTACGGTCGGGAGACGGCCCGTGCCATGATGCCAGTGCAGTTGCGCCAAGAAAATCTGACCATCGAAGGATTTGTTTCCCAGCCCAGTCTGACCAGAAGCTCCAGACGCTGGCAGACGATCTTTGTTAACGGCCGGTGCATCAACAGCCGATTGATTAGCGAAGCGATTAGTGAGGCCTATCAGACCAGATTGCCGGTCGGCCGGTATCCACTGGTGGTCCTCAGGCTTAATATTCCACCTAACCAGGTAGACGTTAATGTGCATCCGACGAAAATGGAAGTCAGATTCCAGCATGAGAGCCAAATTCAGCAGTTGGTGGTGGAAGGGGTGAGCCAGGCCCTGCAAGCTCACCAATCGGCGGCCGATTTTTGGGCGAACTATTCTACGGAGACGCATTTACCAACCGAGGAAGCAAAACAAACAAGTTTAAACACTAAAAATAGGGATGTTAGAACGGCGCCGGTCGTAGAATTATTTAGCCATGCTCGACAACAATTAATAACCGACGAAATTATTCCCGCTCGAGAAGACGGACAAATAACCGGGATAACTTCTGCTTTTCGTATTAAGGATTCCAGTCCCTGGCAGGTAGCTGAACCGACTGTGACCAGCATCAACGTGCCAGAAGCCGATGCGCGGGAGCCTAAACCTGATGCACCAACCCGATTCTGTGAACTTATTCCATTGGGCCAGCTTAAAGCAACCTATATCATTGCTATCGACTCAACGGGACTGTACATTATCGACCAACATGCCGCTCATGAGCGAGTGCGCTACGAGCAACTGCAAACTGTAGCCCAAGGAGCGCCGAGCTCTTCCCAAGGCTTACTGTTTCCGGTTACCCTGGAACTGGCTGGCGAAGACCGGGAGGTGCTCTTGAGACATATCATACGCTTACGGGACCTGGGGTTTATCGTGGAACATTTTGGGGGAAACACCTTTCTTTTGCGGGAGGTTCCAATGTTTCTGGAGGGAGATGCCAGAAGCTACTTTCTGGACCTGCTTGAACTTTTACGGGAAGCACAGTGGAAGGTTGAGAGACAGCGGTTATGGGATGAAGCCTTGAAGCTGGCCGCGTGTAAGAGCGCGATTAAAGCAGGGGACTTAATGACGCGGCCGGAAATGGAACGCCTGCTCGAGGAACTTGACCGGGTGAACCAGCCTTATACCTGTCCCCATGGTCGGCCGACGGTGTTTCGGCTCTCACTGGGAGAATTGGAAAAAAGATTTCTACGGGCGTGA